The following coding sequences lie in one Anguilla anguilla isolate fAngAng1 chromosome 14, fAngAng1.pri, whole genome shotgun sequence genomic window:
- the nup188 gene encoding nucleoporin NUP188 homolog translates to MTKVRALTGHVEGGKMAASKMCGRSSRELWTILLGRSALREPAQIEAELDRNWERLHLGLCYYKTPSTLSADKLKADKNVTQPMKDFGLRISKLLGLDEQQSVQILECYLQEDYRGTRNTMKSVLQDERQSQTLLLKIADYYYEERICLLRCVLLLLTFFQDERHPFRTEYSNCVSKLEKDLVIKYQQQFETLFKAEAPTWETHGNLMTERQASRWFLQCLREQSLLLEILFVYYAYFEMAPADLLSLTKIFKEQGFGQRQTNRHLVDKSMDVLVDRIGYLSSLILVEGMDIDFLHKCALEDRTEQHQFSNCPDICKEMDQILLTFGDIPHHAPVLLAWVLLRHTLSPDESSAVVRRIGNTSLQLAVFQYLTTMLQALGSSATNCTASTARMCVYGLISFVITSFEEETLGSQQHLINVACEVLAAPNLAELFWETKPTAGLGMILDSAVGMFPHKIGPLLQLLTALLSDKPTAKKVYSFLDKMIFYTEVYKHKPSDIMSREDETLWRRQTPKLLYPLGLGQTNLRMPQGSLGQVVPGEQGYMVRWDYSYSSWTLFTCEIEMLLHVVSTADVIMHCERVKPILDLVHKVISTDWTVSDCLLPITSRIYMLLQRLTSVINPPVDVIASCVSCLIVLAARMPGKVWSSLHHTGFLPFASTPLTNMAQSISAEGMKAGNYGNLLVLIEQPRGEYAVTIAFLRLVTTLVKGQLGSTQNKGLVPCVLLVLKEMLPTYHKWRYNTYGVRERIGYLILELIHAILNLSPEGESQGSTPSLQSLCIYSLANTDAGQAVVNIMGIGVDTIDVVLAAQPSSGGSEGPGQILIQTVKLAFSVTNNVIRLKPPSDVVSPLEQALTQHGGHGNNLIAVLAKYIYHKHDPALPRLAIQLLKRLATVAPMSVYACLGSDAAAIRDAFLIRLQSKTEDVRIKVMTLEFLTVAVETQPGLIELFLNLEVKDGPEGSKEFLLGEWSCLQVVLDLIDSRQQGKYWCPPLLHRAAVAFLHALWQDRRESAISVLRTKEKFWENLTTTLFGTLPPPSDTTEPCILETCAFVMKIIGLEIYYVVSGSLEQSLKDTLKRFSVGKRYEYWSQYVKCLVCHMAETEEDEVRSFSECQMLISAWRMLLILSTSHSDVMLLTDDSTRLKLFMDVLDGTKSALLVPMSVHCLRLGSMMATLLLILLKHWKSVVASAPDVLLPLSLILESIVQEDQQQMERTKAKVFSALISVLQIQGLSGGEISQLPQLLLCVCETVQDEALALMDSTRHVALAGDVPEDKDSMETDVAPRSLHQDQRDGVCVLALHLAKELCRVDEDGEHWPLVLRKLPVLPSVLSALELSLRLKQNLYFTEAALHLLLTLARTAQGAVAVAGAGVIQSICLPLLSVYEITGNGASQSSGFSRKSQDTPSWPGVYRLCMSLMESLLKTLRYNFVNEALDFVGVHQERILQCLNAVRTVQSLACLDEADHTVGFLLQLSSFCKEWQFHLPQLLQDVQVNLCYLCQTCTYLLHSKKMLHHYLQTKNGDSLPPGPLSRAQRGSQTPSKQPAGAGVGERDEAEQKALLAVQCSLLKILSKTLATLQHFTPDCCQILLDQSLDLAEYRTLFVLSFTTPAFESDVAPSFGTLLATINVALSMLGEIEKKKEPASLSVGSLASSEETQALKSLLVFTMENCFYVLISQAVRYLKDPTVHLRDKQRMKQELSSELSTLLSSLSRYFRRGSPSSPASGLLPSPQSKPSTPGSKGGPEGQEPFIQLVQAFVRHVQR, encoded by the exons CAATACCATGAAG TCTGTCCTACAGGATGAAAGGCAGAGTCAAACCCTGCTGTTGAAG aTTGCTGACTATTACTATGAGGAGCGGATCTGTCTGTTGCGCTGTGTGCTGCTCCTCCTGACCTTCTTCCAGGATGAGAGGCATCCATTCAGG ACGGAGTACTCCAACTGTGTGAGCAAGTTGGAGAAGGACCTTGTGATCAAGTACCAACAGCAGTTTGAGACCCTGTTCAAAGCTGAGGCACCAACATGGGAGACCCATGGAAACCTCatg ACGGAGAGGCAGGCGTCTCGCTGGTTCCTGCAGTGTCTTCGGGAGCAGTCCCTCCTTTTGGAAATCCTCTTTGTGTACTATGCCTACTTCGAGATGGCACCAGCAGACCTGCTCTCCCTTACCAAGATCTTCAAGGAACAAGGTTTTGGACaaaggcagacaaacagacatcTGGTAGACAAGAGTATGGATGTGCTGGTTGATCGGATTGG GTACCTAAGTTCTCTGATCCTGGTGGAGGGGATGGACATTGATTTCCTGCACAAGTGTGCTCTTGAGGATCGCACAGAGCAGCACCAGTTTTCAAATTGTCCTGACATCTGCAAA GAGATGGACCAGATTCTGCTGACTTTCGGAGACATCCCGCACCACGCCCCGGTTCTGTTGGCTTGGGTTCTGCTGCGGCACACCCTCAGCCCAGATGAATCCAGTGCTGTTGTGCGTCGGATCGGCAACACTTCCCTGCAGCTCGCTGTGTTCCAGTACCTGACCACCATGCTCCAGGCGCTGGGTAGCAGTGCCACCAAT TGCACGGCCAGTACGgcgcgcatgtgtgtttacGGACTCATCTCCTTCGTCATCACCTCCTTTGAAGAGGAAACCCTTGGAAGCCAGCAG CACCTGATAAACGTGGCGTGTGAAGTCCTCGCTGCTCCTAACCTGGCTGAGCTCTTCTGGGAGACT AAGCCGACGGCGGGACTGGGGATGATCCTGGACAGCGCTGTGGGGATGTTCCCTCACAAGATCGGCCCGCTTCTGCAGCTGCTGACCGCACTGCTGTCTGACAAGCCCACCGCCAAGAAG GTCTACAGCTTTCTGGACAAGATGATCTTCTACACGGAGGTGTACAAACACAAGCCCAGTGACATCATGTCCCGGGAGGACGAGACCCTGTGGCGCAGGCAGACCCCCAAGCTCCTCTACCCGCTCG GTCTGGGCCAGACCAATCTGCGCATGCCTCAGGGCTCCCTGGGTCAGGTGGTCCCTGGGGAGCAGGGCTACATGGTGCGCTGGGATTACTCCTACAGCTCCTGGACGCTGTTCACCTGCGAGATCGAAATGCTGCTGCACGTGGTCTCCACTGCGG ACGTGATCATGCACTGCGAGAGGGTGAAGCCCATCCTGGACCTGGTGCACAAGGTGATCAGCACCGACTGGACCGTGTCTGACTGCCTCCTGCCCATCACCTCCCGCATCTACATGCTGCTGCAGAG ACTGACCTCGGTGATAAACCCCCCTGTGGATGTGATAGCCTCCTGTGTGAGCTGCCTGATTGTGCTGGCTGCACGGATGCCTGGGAAG GTTTGGTCCAGCTTACACCACACTGGCTTCCTTCCATTCgcctccacccccctcaccaACATGGCGCAGTCCATCag TGCTGAGGGCATGAAGGCCGGTAACTATGGCAACCTGCTGGTGCTGATCGAGCAGCCTCGGGGCGAGTACGCGGTGACCATTGCTTTCCTGCGCCTCGTCACCACCCTCGTCAAG ggCCAGCTGGGAAGCACCCAGAACAAAGGCCTGGTCCCCTGTGTGCTGCTGGTGCTGAAGGAGATGCTGCCCACCTACCACAAGTGGCGCTACAACACctatggagtgagagagaggatag GCTACCTGATCCTGGAGCTCATCCATGCCATTCTTAACCTGAGTCCTGAAGGAGAGTCGCAGGGAAG cACCCCCAGTCTGCAGTCCCTCTGTATCTACAGCCTGGCCAACACTGACGCAGGCCAGGCAGTGGTGAACATCATGGGAATCGGGGTGGACACCATCGATGTGGTGCTggcagcccagcccagcag CGGTGGGTCTGAGGGTCCAGGCCAGATCCTCATCCAGACGGTGAAACTGGCCTTCTCCGTCACCAACAACGTGATCCGGCTGAAGCCTCCGTCTGACGTGGTGTCGCCGCTGGAGCAGGCTCTGACACAGCACG GTGGCCATGGCAACAACCTGATTGCAGTCCTGGCGAAGTACATCTACCATAAACACGACCCAGCTCTGCCGCGGCTCGCCATACAGCTGCTGAAGAGACTCGCCACG GTGGCCCCCATGTCAGTGTACGCGTGCCTGGGCAGTGACGCGGCAGCGATCCGAGACGCTTTCCTGATCAGGCTGCAGAGCAAGACCGAGGATGTGCGCATCAAGGTCATGACCCTGGAGTTTTTGACTGTTGCTGTGGAAACGCAGCCTGGCCTAATTGAGCTTTTCCTCAACCTGGAAGTAAAAGACGGGCCTGAGGGGTCAAAG GAGTTCCTGCTGGGGGAGTGGAGCTGTCTGCAGGTGGTGCTGGACCTGATCGACTCCAGGCAGCAGGGGAAGTACTGGTGCCCCCCGCTGCTGCACCGGGCTGCAGTGGCCTTCCTCCACGCCCTGTGGCAGGACCGGCGAGAGAGCGCCATCTCAGTGCTGCGGACCAA AGAGAAGTTTTGGGAAAATCTGACGACGACTCTTTTTGGAACTCTTCCTCCCCCTTCAGACACAACAGAG CCTTGCATTCTTGAAACATGTGCCTTTGTCATGAAAATCATTGGCCTGGAAATCTACTACGTGGTCAG tggcTCCCTGGAGCAGTCTCTGAAGGACACGCTGAAGAGGTTCTCTGTGGGGAAGCGTTATGAGTACTGGTCCCAGTACGTCAAATGCCTGGTGTGCCACATGGCGGAGACCGAGGAGGATGAGGTCCGCTCCTTCTCCGAGTGCCAGATGCTCATTTCCGCTTGGAGAATGCTGCTCATCCTCTCCACCAGCCAC TCGGATGTGATGCTGCTGACAGACGACTCCACCCGGCTAAAGCTCTTCATGGACGTGTTGGACGGCACCAAATCTGCT CTGCTGGTGCCCATGTCAGTGCACTGCCTGCGCCTGGGCTCCATGATGGCCACACTGCTGCTTATCCTGCTCAAACACTGGAAGAG cgtGGTGGCGTCGGCCCCTGATGTGCTGCTGCCGCTCTCTCTGATCCTGGAGAGCATTGTGCAGGAGGACCAGCAGCAGATGGAGAGGACCAAGGCCAAAGTGTTCTCCGCTCTCATCTCCGTCCTGCAGATCCAGGGCCTCAGCG GTGGCGAGATTTCCCAGCTGCCCCAGCTCctgctgtgcgtgtgcgagaCGGTGCAGGACGAGGCCCTGGCCTTGATGGACAGCACGCGTCACGTGGCTCTGGCGGGGGACGTCCCTGAGGACAAAGACAGCATGGAGACGGACGTGGCTCCGCGGAGCCTGCATCAGGACCAGAGAGACGGG gtgtgtgtgctggcgcTGCACCTGGCGAAGGAGCTGTGCAGGGTGGATGAGGACGGGGAGCACTGGCCGCTGGTGCTGCGCAAGCTGCCGGTCCTGCCCTCGGTGCTGAGCGCCCTGGAGCTGAGCCTGCGGCTCAAACAGAACCTGTACTTCACTGAGGCTGCGCTGCACCTGCTGCTCACGCTCGCACGTACCGCACAG GGCGCAGTGGCGGTGGCGGGTGCTGGTGTGATTCAGAGCATCTGCCTGCCCCTGCTGAGCGTGTACGAGATCACCGGCAACGGAGCCTCGCAG agctccGGCTTCTCCCGGAAGTCCCAGGACACGCCCTCCTGGCCCGGGGTGTACCGGCTCTGCATGTCCCTGATGGAGAGCCTGCTCAAGACGCTGCGCTACAACTTTGTGAACGAGGCGCTGGACTTTGTGGGCGTCCATCAGGAGCGCATCCTGCAG TGTTTGAATGCGGTGCGGACCGTGCAGAGCCTGGCCTGTCTGGATGAAGCGGACCACACCGTGGgcttcctgctgcagctgtcCAGCTTCTGTAAGGAGTGGCAGTTCCACTTACCGCAGCTCCTGCAAGATGTTCAG GTGAATCTGTGTTACCTGTGCCAGACCTGTACATACCTTCTGCACAGCAAGAAGATGCTGCATCACTATCTCCAG ACGAAGAACGGTGACTCATTACCCCCCGGACCCCTGTCCCGGGCCCAGCGGGGGTCCCAGACCCCCTCCAAGCagccggcgggggcgggggttggggagCGCGACGAGGCGGAGCAGAAGGCCCTGTTGGCCGTGCAGTGCAGCCTCCTGAAGATCCTCAGCAAGACGCTGGCCACCCTGCAGCACTTCACCCCCGACTGCTGCCAGATCCTGCTGGACCAG TCTCTGGACCTGGCGGAATACCGCACCCTGTTTGTGCTGAGCTTCACCACGCCGGCCTTTGAATCAGACGTTGCCCCTTCGTTTGGAACTCTCCTGGCCACCATCAATGTGGccctgagcatgctgggagag attgagaagaagaaagagccAGCGTCCCTAAGTGTTGGGTCTTTGGCCTCATCTGAAGAAACTCAAGCTCTGAA ATCACTGCTGGTTTTTACCATGGAGAACTGCTTCTACGTGTTGATCTCTCAGGCGGTGCGATACCTGAAGGACCCCACAGTGCAcctgagagacaaacagaggaTGAAGCAGGAACTCAGCTCAGAGCTG AGCACGCTCCTGTCCAGTCTGTCCCGTTACTTCCGCCGTGGGTCTCCCTCATCTCCAGCCAGTGggctgctcccctccccccagagcAAGCCGTCTACCCCAGGCTCTAAAGGGGGTCCCGAGGGCCAGGAGCCCTTCATCCAGCTGGTGCAGGCCTTCGTCCGGCACGTCCAGAGATAG